In Chloroflexota bacterium, the following proteins share a genomic window:
- a CDS encoding metallophosphoesterase has product MTIRTPVKILFVLLFASLVRLPIIQENVADTSQSMVLRPANAAQVETLYVTRGPYLQMGTSTSINIRWRTNLVTYSRVLYGPSPDNLIWSVSNEAGTTEHEITLSDLTPDTTYYYAVGTTTQILVGGDPGTYFITSPPLGQSRDTRLWILGDSGSGGTGARQVRDAYYAYAGDRHTDLWLMLGDNAYYSGTDPEFQIGVFNTYPETLKTSVLWPAYGNHDAVSASAATQTGPYFDVFTLPTMGEAGGVASGTEAFYSFDYGNIHFIVLDSTESLHFQRDVMLDWTVADANATQADWIIAFWHHPPYSKGSHDSDEEWGMIKMRELFLPVLEEAGVDLVFTGHSHSYERSFLLDGHYGLSTTLQDSMVLDDGDGRPAGDGAYDKTIGPHGGAVYVVAGSSARLGYGALNHPAMFTSMNILGSVVLDIHENQITAIFLSNLGEQLDTFTLTKPIVTPTPSPTATHTNTPSSTATPTPSPTATHTNTPSPTATPSPTPTRTPTETPTPTPTETPTRTPTASPTATPSPQPMYIFLPMLMK; this is encoded by the coding sequence ATGACTATCCGAACCCCAGTGAAGATCCTTTTTGTTCTGTTGTTCGCCAGTCTTGTTCGACTGCCGATCATCCAGGAAAATGTGGCTGATACCAGCCAATCCATGGTACTTCGACCGGCCAACGCCGCCCAGGTCGAGACCCTCTATGTCACCCGCGGGCCTTACCTGCAGATGGGCACGTCAACCAGCATAAACATCCGCTGGCGTACCAACCTGGTAACCTACAGTCGTGTACTGTATGGCCCCTCCCCGGACAACTTGATCTGGAGCGTGAGCAATGAGGCCGGAACCACGGAACACGAGATTACCCTCAGCGACCTGACCCCCGACACGACCTATTATTACGCTGTCGGGACGACGACCCAGATCCTGGTTGGAGGCGATCCAGGCACCTACTTCATCACGTCTCCACCGCTCGGCCAGTCGCGTGACACCCGTCTCTGGATACTGGGAGACTCCGGCTCGGGTGGCACCGGCGCCCGTCAGGTGCGTGACGCCTATTACGCCTATGCCGGTGACCGTCACACCGACCTCTGGCTGATGCTGGGCGACAATGCCTACTACTCGGGCACCGACCCCGAATTCCAGATAGGCGTGTTCAACACCTATCCGGAAACGCTGAAAACCAGTGTCCTGTGGCCCGCTTACGGCAACCACGACGCTGTCAGTGCATCCGCTGCCACCCAGACCGGACCCTATTTCGACGTCTTCACCCTGCCCACCATGGGCGAGGCAGGTGGCGTCGCATCAGGAACTGAGGCCTTCTACTCGTTCGACTACGGCAACATCCATTTCATCGTGCTCGATTCGACGGAATCTCTGCACTTCCAGCGCGACGTAATGCTTGACTGGACCGTGGCCGATGCGAATGCCACCCAGGCCGACTGGATCATCGCCTTCTGGCACCACCCGCCCTACAGCAAGGGCAGCCACGACTCCGACGAGGAGTGGGGCATGATCAAGATGCGCGAGCTGTTCCTGCCGGTCCTGGAAGAGGCTGGTGTGGACCTGGTTTTCACCGGTCACAGCCACAGCTACGAGCGGTCTTTTCTGCTGGACGGCCACTACGGCTTATCCACCACGTTGCAGGACTCGATGGTTCTCGATGACGGCGACGGACGGCCCGCCGGCGACGGTGCCTATGACAAGACGATCGGGCCGCACGGCGGCGCCGTTTACGTGGTGGCTGGCAGCTCAGCCAGGCTTGGCTACGGCGCGCTCAACCATCCAGCCATGTTCACCTCCATGAATATCCTGGGCTCTGTTGTCCTGGACATCCACGAGAATCAGATAACGGCCATCTTCCTGTCCAATCTTGGCGAGCAACTGGATACCTTCACGCTCACCAAACCAATCGTCACGCCGACCCCGTCGCCGACTGCGACGCACACTAACACCCCTTCCTCCACCGCCACACCGACCCCATCGCCGACCGCGACGCACACCAACACCCCCTCCCCCACCGCCACACCCAGTCCTACACCGACCAGGACCCCAACAGAAACGCCCACGCCCACACCGACGGAAACGCCGACCCGGACACCCACCGCAAGCCCGACCGCCACGCCGTCCCCCCAACCCATGTATATCTTTTTGCCCATGCTGATGAAATAA